In Ectothiorhodosinus mongolicus, one DNA window encodes the following:
- a CDS encoding SDR family oxidoreductase: MERGHQQMKYLITGVAGFIGSNLLETLLKQNQTVVGLDNFSTGHQKNLVEVQSLVTAEQWQRFRFIKGDIRDLAACKQACDGVDVVLHQAALGSVPRSIEDPITANANNIDGFLNMLVAARDAKVKRFVYAASSSTYGDHPDLPKEEDKIGRPLSPYAVTKVVNELYADVFAKTYGMECIGLRYFNVFGRRQDPDGAYAAVIPKWTAALIKGEPVYINGDGETSRDFCYIDNAVQANLLAATTNNPDAVNQVYNVAVGDRTTLNELYGEIQQQLLSRYPHLEDARPTYRDFRPGDVRHSLADISKAANFLGYAPTHRLREGLTEAVDWYSQNA; the protein is encoded by the coding sequence ATGGAACGAGGCCATCAACAAATGAAATATCTCATCACCGGCGTCGCCGGCTTCATCGGCTCCAATCTTTTAGAAACCTTGCTGAAGCAGAACCAAACCGTTGTTGGGTTGGATAACTTCTCCACGGGACACCAGAAGAATCTGGTTGAAGTGCAATCATTAGTCACTGCCGAGCAATGGCAACGCTTTCGCTTTATCAAAGGAGATATTCGCGATCTGGCTGCGTGTAAACAGGCGTGTGACGGCGTTGATGTTGTTCTGCACCAGGCGGCGCTGGGTTCGGTGCCGCGTTCGATTGAAGACCCCATCACCGCCAATGCGAATAACATTGATGGCTTTCTGAACATGCTGGTCGCCGCGCGCGATGCGAAGGTCAAGCGATTTGTGTATGCCGCGAGCAGCTCCACCTATGGCGATCATCCCGATCTGCCGAAGGAGGAAGATAAGATTGGCCGGCCGCTGTCACCCTATGCGGTCACCAAGGTGGTGAATGAACTCTATGCCGATGTGTTTGCCAAGACCTATGGCATGGAATGTATCGGGCTGCGTTACTTCAATGTGTTTGGTCGTCGGCAAGACCCGGATGGTGCCTATGCGGCAGTGATTCCCAAGTGGACGGCGGCCCTGATCAAAGGTGAACCGGTCTATATCAATGGCGATGGCGAAACCAGCCGCGACTTCTGCTATATCGATAACGCAGTGCAAGCCAACTTGCTGGCAGCCACCACGAACAATCCAGACGCAGTCAATCAGGTCTATAACGTGGCTGTAGGCGATCGCACTACGCTGAATGAGTTGTATGGCGAAATTCAGCAGCAACTTCTTTCGCGTTATCCGCACTTGGAGGATGCTAGACCCACTTACCGCGATTTTCGCCCAGGCGATGTGCGCCATAGTCTGGCCGACATCAGCAAGGCAGCGAATTTTCTGGGCTATGCGCCCACGCACCGCTTGCGCGAAGGGCTGACCGAAGCGGTCGATTGGTATAGCCAGAACGCCTGA